From Vallitalea longa, one genomic window encodes:
- a CDS encoding CapA family protein, translated as MIKKKRVMKILVLLVSILTINIAFAGCDKYTSVKDELQNKQLNTNKNNSNNINSEKNIADKEEPAKILEDTKEDNSNIITITAIGDCTLGSFPEVTEGKSFEDVLQANNNDYGYPFKNAYNWTKSDDLTLINFEGTLTDATELANKKWRFKGPKEYTNFLTASSIEVVNIANNHSFDYLEEGYNDTVKNMNNADIGVSGNEYICTKNINGTKIAFIGHEVIYEPQDIYDKLKHEISTAREEGADIIVCSFHWGIEYNNMPTPYQQKLGHYAIDTGADLVIGHHPHILQGIELYNGKYIAYSLGNFVFGGNEILYDKKHKDVDTILLRHEINLQDKKISDIQLSIVPFRLSGDKEYNNYQPIVLNGEEGIRIKDKLINLSKDLKYGIKSLEIEN; from the coding sequence ATGATAAAAAAGAAAAGAGTCATGAAAATTTTAGTTTTACTTGTTAGCATATTAACAATTAATATTGCATTTGCTGGATGTGATAAATATACTTCCGTAAAAGATGAGCTTCAAAATAAGCAACTTAATACAAATAAAAATAATAGTAACAACATAAATTCAGAAAAAAATATAGCCGATAAAGAAGAACCTGCAAAAATTCTAGAAGACACCAAAGAAGATAATAGCAATATTATAACAATTACAGCAATAGGAGATTGTACATTAGGTAGTTTTCCAGAGGTCACAGAAGGTAAATCTTTTGAGGATGTTCTACAAGCTAATAATAACGATTATGGATATCCATTCAAAAACGCTTATAATTGGACTAAATCAGATGATCTTACATTAATAAATTTTGAAGGAACTTTAACTGATGCAACAGAACTCGCTAATAAGAAGTGGAGATTCAAAGGTCCAAAAGAATATACTAACTTTCTTACTGCATCTAGCATTGAAGTTGTAAATATAGCCAACAATCATAGTTTTGACTATCTGGAAGAAGGATATAATGACACTGTTAAGAATATGAACAATGCTGATATTGGTGTATCAGGTAATGAATATATTTGTACAAAAAATATTAATGGTACAAAAATAGCTTTCATAGGACATGAAGTCATATATGAACCACAGGATATTTATGACAAATTAAAGCATGAAATATCTACAGCTCGTGAAGAAGGAGCTGATATAATTGTCTGTTCTTTCCACTGGGGTATAGAATACAATAATATGCCTACTCCATACCAACAAAAGCTAGGACATTATGCAATAGATACCGGTGCTGACTTGGTCATCGGTCATCATCCACATATTTTACAAGGTATAGAGTTATATAATGGCAAATACATAGCTTACAGCCTTGGTAATTTTGTTTTTGGTGGAAATGAGATATTGTATGATAAAAAACATAAAGACGTTGATACCATATTACTAAGACATGAAATAAATTTACAAGACAAAAAAATCTCGGATATCCAACTTTCCATTGTTCCTTTTAGATTATCTGGAGATAAAGAATATAATAATTATCAACCCATTGTTCTCAATGGAGAAGAAGGTATTCGTATTAAAGACAAACTAATTAACCTAAGTAAGGATTTGAAATATGGAATTAAATCTTTGGAAATAGAAAATTAA
- the tlp gene encoding small acid-soluble spore protein Tlp gives MEHKPDDRSDNVDRIQYNIDKTIQNIHLADEMIEKTDDEKMKKTLEEKNKRREESLNSMRNEIRDEACDKKNEDR, from the coding sequence ATGGAACATAAACCAGATGATAGAAGTGATAATGTAGATAGAATTCAATACAATATTGATAAAACAATACAAAATATTCATTTAGCAGATGAGATGATAGAAAAAACAGATGATGAAAAGATGAAGAAGACACTTGAGGAGAAGAATAAAAGAAGAGAAGAATCTCTAAACAGTATGAGAAATGAAATTAGAGATGAAGCATGTGATAAAAAAAATGAAGATAGATAA
- a CDS encoding RNA polymerase sigma factor — protein sequence MYKIENENDDLYQYLFDKYYRLVYTTAYRIVKNKEDCEEITQDAFSIGFKNMSKIKNFDHFKNYILKVAYNLSINRAKKNNARYNLFPTTVNEDISSDKDIIGEVFEDIYFKQIMDKLPDIDREVMLLSIQGYKVREIAQLLGISVPNAKIKLHRTRKLLMQNMEGELIYEKRQSV from the coding sequence ATGTACAAAATAGAGAATGAGAATGATGATTTGTATCAATACTTGTTTGATAAATATTATAGACTTGTTTATACAACTGCATATAGAATCGTGAAGAATAAAGAAGACTGTGAGGAAATAACACAAGATGCTTTTAGCATTGGTTTTAAAAATATGAGTAAGATCAAAAATTTTGATCATTTTAAAAATTATATATTAAAAGTCGCTTATAACTTATCTATAAATAGAGCCAAGAAAAATAATGCTAGATACAATTTATTTCCCACAACTGTTAATGAAGATATAAGTAGCGATAAAGATATTATAGGAGAAGTATTTGAAGATATTTATTTCAAACAGATAATGGATAAATTACCTGACATTGACAGAGAAGTTATGTTACTAAGTATACAGGGGTATAAAGTTAGAGAAATAGCTCAACTATTAGGCATATCTGTACCAAATGCAAAAATCAAATTGCATAGGACAAGAAAGTTACTAATGCAGAATATGGAGGGGGAGTTGATTTATGAAAAAAGACAAAGCGTATGA
- a CDS encoding LacI family DNA-binding transcriptional regulator translates to MVTIKQVAEKADVSTATVSRVINGNYPVSEKARKKVVETIKELGYRPNSIARSLKCNKTYMVGMVVPDISNNYFMDIARGVESVISPLGYSLIFCSTDENTEKELKLLNALNDKRVDFVLLASSTQQSDKLKKFINQGMNIILIDTSIKDLETDIVVEDNFNATYKLISYVIDQGHRRIGAINGFMGVSTAKERYNGFLHALEDHDIPLEESYVVNGYYDRKKAYEEVKLMLQKNMSNLPTALFAANNDMAEGAMIALKEMNLKIPDDISLVSFGDINIPELVEPRLTIISQNSVLIGKKAGELMVRKVVEAECRENGISKISIPSEIIIRDSVKSI, encoded by the coding sequence ATGGTTACTATAAAACAAGTAGCGGAAAAAGCAGATGTGTCCACTGCAACAGTTTCAAGAGTTATTAACGGAAACTATCCAGTTAGTGAAAAAGCCAGAAAAAAGGTTGTGGAAACGATAAAAGAATTAGGATATAGACCTAACTCAATTGCAAGAAGCCTTAAATGCAATAAAACGTATATGGTAGGGATGGTAGTTCCGGATATATCTAATAATTATTTTATGGATATAGCTAGAGGTGTAGAAAGTGTTATCAGTCCTTTAGGTTATAGCCTCATTTTTTGTAGCACAGATGAAAATACGGAAAAGGAATTAAAACTTCTCAATGCACTTAATGATAAAAGAGTTGATTTTGTTTTATTAGCTTCAAGTACCCAACAGAGCGATAAACTAAAAAAATTTATTAATCAAGGTATGAATATCATTTTGATTGATACAAGCATAAAAGATCTGGAGACAGATATTGTCGTTGAGGATAATTTTAATGCCACATATAAGCTTATTTCTTATGTTATAGACCAAGGACATAGACGTATTGGTGCTATTAATGGGTTTATGGGTGTAAGTACTGCAAAAGAGCGTTATAATGGATTCCTTCATGCATTAGAAGATCATGATATTCCTTTAGAAGAATCATATGTAGTAAATGGTTATTATGATAGAAAAAAAGCATATGAAGAGGTTAAGTTGATGTTGCAAAAAAATATGAGCAATCTACCAACAGCTTTATTTGCAGCCAATAATGATATGGCTGAAGGTGCAATGATTGCATTAAAAGAAATGAATCTCAAGATACCTGATGATATATCCTTAGTATCTTTTGGAGATATTAATATACCTGAATTAGTGGAACCAAGATTAACTATAATATCTCAAAATTCGGTATTGATTGGCAAAAAAGCTGGAGAATTGATGGTGAGAAAAGTAGTGGAAGCAGAATGTAGAGAAAATGGTATATCCAAGATTAGTATACCATCAGAAATAATTATTAGAGATTCAGTCAAATCTATTTAA
- a CDS encoding SHOCT domain-containing protein, producing the protein MSKILRRMMITALCVIIMSQGIYAKDIGLISASEDKSDSSIYKIEDISDKVKKELKLSKEFELNDSDLSTDETYQKRVWNLFFEANDKFVQVSADAENGKILSFEKSEGNNKRVLKLTKKQVRKTAQKYIDDNYPELKDELVELEDMSIVNDVYRHYDRDSYLFVYARKMNNEILTSNYISINVSGITGKVISFKMVWNDCKYNKNNKKISMDEARKIFEKEDNLKSKYIEIDNNEEEKNILTLKPIYYYDMDNSGLLDAVSKKFYDIEDLYSYDDDRLYYNENCCDKEAGFGYGEEMVPEKGSISREKVEKIIKEKISKLTDIKNLKVRNSNYQTWYNGIKGKYWTINLEDENEETYLYGTIDAVSGDVLDINYNCYNQYANNSDNGLDRLKLALAAGEITEEEFEAKAKTMLAAGEISNTQYENRLKENADKDSNQIEKQAEDIINKMFPDITEKDYIIETEENEEDSKVIYVKGTRIIDGIEYNRNGFTLAYNTEKQDFTRFSFEWFNNIEIKKPKNMITKEEASKILYDEVGFLKELVLIKDKEKEENEDIIVPLKDLALIYKLKSFNFSYIDMEDGKLLDYSGEEYKNTVEIEEFTDLKDYEHKQIIELMNKMGFIKETNEEFTPNTTLTKKDAIKWIVLTLNRQYRYIPDGNRNYMKNDEISFVDIDKDDEYYRYVVDAVEMNIIDNAKYFNKNHKVSLMDMIEWIINGMGDKELANFIQIFADEENALENDKGYVGLARYYKIIDSDTDITEDLSRGEAIKLLYDFITNLEDNSTK; encoded by the coding sequence ATGAGTAAAATATTAAGAAGAATGATGATAACTGCATTATGTGTCATCATTATGTCACAAGGCATTTATGCGAAAGATATTGGGTTAATATCAGCAAGTGAAGACAAATCAGATAGTAGTATCTATAAAATAGAAGATATATCTGATAAGGTCAAGAAAGAATTAAAATTAAGTAAAGAATTTGAGTTGAATGATTCTGATTTATCAACTGACGAAACTTATCAAAAAAGAGTATGGAATTTGTTTTTTGAAGCCAATGATAAATTTGTTCAGGTAAGTGCAGATGCTGAGAATGGGAAAATATTATCATTTGAAAAATCAGAAGGAAATAATAAAAGAGTATTAAAATTGACTAAGAAACAAGTAAGAAAAACTGCTCAAAAATATATTGATGATAATTATCCAGAATTAAAAGATGAGTTAGTGGAATTAGAAGACATGAGTATTGTCAATGATGTATATCGTCATTATGACAGAGATAGTTACTTATTTGTTTATGCAAGAAAAATGAATAATGAAATATTGACAAGTAATTACATAAGCATCAATGTATCAGGAATAACTGGAAAAGTAATTAGTTTTAAGATGGTATGGAATGATTGTAAATACAATAAAAATAATAAAAAAATATCCATGGACGAAGCAAGAAAAATATTTGAGAAAGAAGATAATCTTAAGTCAAAATACATTGAAATAGATAATAATGAGGAAGAAAAAAATATACTTACTCTAAAACCTATCTATTATTATGATATGGATAATTCTGGTTTACTAGATGCAGTATCAAAGAAATTCTATGATATAGAGGATCTATATTCATATGATGATGATAGGTTATATTATAATGAGAATTGTTGCGATAAAGAAGCTGGATTTGGTTATGGAGAAGAAATGGTACCAGAAAAAGGTTCTATATCAAGGGAAAAAGTTGAAAAGATAATTAAAGAAAAAATATCAAAACTTACAGATATTAAGAATCTCAAAGTCAGAAATAGCAATTATCAAACTTGGTATAATGGAATCAAAGGTAAATATTGGACAATAAACCTAGAAGATGAAAATGAAGAGACTTATCTATACGGTACTATAGATGCTGTTTCAGGTGATGTATTAGATATTAACTACAATTGCTACAATCAGTATGCTAATAATTCTGATAATGGGTTAGATAGATTAAAACTAGCTTTAGCAGCTGGAGAAATAACAGAAGAGGAATTTGAAGCAAAAGCTAAAACAATGCTTGCAGCAGGTGAAATAAGCAATACACAATATGAAAATAGACTGAAAGAAAATGCAGATAAAGATAGTAATCAGATTGAAAAGCAAGCAGAAGATATTATTAACAAAATGTTCCCTGATATAACTGAAAAAGATTATATTATTGAAACTGAAGAAAATGAAGAAGATAGTAAAGTAATCTATGTTAAGGGTACAAGAATCATAGATGGTATAGAGTATAATAGAAATGGTTTTACATTAGCATATAATACAGAGAAACAGGATTTTACAAGATTCTCATTTGAATGGTTTAATAATATAGAAATTAAGAAACCTAAGAATATGATTACTAAAGAAGAAGCTAGTAAAATATTGTATGATGAAGTAGGTTTTTTAAAAGAATTAGTTTTAATAAAAGATAAAGAAAAAGAAGAGAATGAAGATATAATTGTACCATTAAAAGATTTAGCACTTATCTATAAATTAAAATCATTCAATTTCTCATATATTGATATGGAAGATGGTAAACTACTTGATTATAGTGGTGAAGAATATAAAAATACAGTTGAGATAGAAGAATTTACTGATCTAAAAGATTATGAGCATAAACAAATAATTGAGTTAATGAATAAAATGGGATTCATTAAAGAAACAAATGAAGAATTTACTCCTAATACAACTTTAACTAAGAAGGATGCTATAAAATGGATTGTATTAACTCTCAACAGACAATATAGATATATTCCAGATGGTAATCGTAATTATATGAAAAACGATGAAATTAGTTTTGTTGATATAGACAAAGACGATGAATATTATAGATATGTGGTTGATGCTGTTGAAATGAATATCATTGATAATGCAAAATATTTCAACAAGAATCATAAAGTATCATTAATGGATATGATAGAATGGATAATTAATGGTATGGGAGATAAAGAATTAGCTAATTTCATACAAATATTTGCAGATGAAGAAAATGCATTAGAAAATGATAAAGGGTATGTTGGCTTAGCTAGATATTATAAAATAATAGATAGTGATACTGATATTACCGAAGACCTATCAAGAGGAGAAGCAATAAAATTACTCTATGATTTTATAACTAATCTAGAAGATAATTCTACTAAATAA
- a CDS encoding YcdB/YcdC domain-containing protein translates to MNMKKTLKKIITVTICIIMMSQGIYANDVDLITLSPETENSIREEDICNMVKEEINISDDYKLNYFDLITNDTYFHKNVWKLTFYCEDKSIEVIADAETGRVIRFEKFGESESKVVKITREQVRKISQQYIDDNYPDLKNQLTEINISNILRKVDIDCDRENYSVMYARKINNEILISNYISVIISGITGEIIMFEKYWDDYNYTKDNKEISQEEVLETFKKTNSIETEYIEVNDTEKEEDNKVTLKPVYYYNMNSTNFIDAVSKEFYYLGDLYSEFYELIYEDDEEYIAFGGVIDEEEILPEKGTISKEKVEQIILDKIKYLTNIKSLNIDSINYNDKYNGIKGKYWVISAKDDKLYVNATVDAVTGEVSNIHYIASDELDSSNTDNDIDITNIKKQAQNIISKMFPKITDKDYIIETKESFESNKIHFNCTRVIKDRMYGKNGFILVYDIGKNAFTIFDFDWFQIDIIDLQNKITKEEASDIFYKEVGFSKELVQLLDTEKENTGVPSKDLKLVYRLNPYEFSYIDMENGKLLDEDGKEYKNTHEIENFTDIKGNENELTIKLMNKMGFIKETNEKFSPDAILTKKDAIKWTVLTIGSQCERLPNANHNNINNNEIDFINMDENDDYYTYMVDAVKMNIIENTKRLNKDQEVTLMDMIKLIINGMGGKKLATSTALFADEEGIKEINKGYVALAKYYKIINNETNLSENLTRGQAIKLIYDFIKIIDNNSYCTYLKL, encoded by the coding sequence ATGAATATGAAAAAAACACTAAAGAAAATAATAACCGTTACAATATGTATTATCATGATGTCACAAGGTATCTATGCTAATGATGTGGACCTAATAACATTAAGTCCGGAAACAGAGAACAGCATTCGTGAAGAAGATATTTGTAATATGGTCAAAGAAGAAATCAATATAAGTGATGACTATAAATTAAATTATTTTGATCTAATAACTAATGATACTTATTTTCACAAAAATGTATGGAAACTAACATTTTATTGTGAAGACAAGTCAATTGAAGTAATAGCAGATGCTGAAACTGGAAGAGTAATTAGGTTTGAAAAATTTGGAGAATCAGAATCTAAAGTAGTAAAAATAACGAGAGAACAAGTTAGAAAAATATCTCAACAATATATTGATGACAATTATCCAGATTTGAAAAATCAGTTAACTGAAATAAATATAAGTAATATTTTACGGAAAGTTGATATTGATTGCGATAGAGAAAATTATTCCGTCATGTATGCAAGAAAGATAAATAATGAAATATTAATAAGTAATTACATAAGTGTCATTATATCTGGAATAACTGGAGAAATTATTATGTTTGAAAAGTACTGGGATGATTATAATTATACTAAAGACAATAAAGAAATTTCACAAGAAGAAGTTTTGGAAACATTTAAAAAAACAAATAGTATAGAAACAGAATATATAGAAGTAAATGATACAGAAAAAGAAGAAGATAATAAAGTTACTTTAAAACCAGTTTATTATTATAATATGAATAGTACAAATTTTATAGATGCAGTATCAAAAGAATTTTATTACTTAGGAGATTTATATTCAGAATTTTACGAATTAATCTATGAAGATGATGAAGAGTATATAGCTTTTGGAGGTGTAATTGATGAAGAAGAGATATTACCTGAGAAAGGTACAATATCAAAAGAAAAAGTAGAGCAAATAATTTTAGATAAAATAAAATATCTAACTAATATCAAAAGTCTTAATATTGATAGTATAAATTATAATGACAAATATAATGGAATTAAAGGGAAATACTGGGTTATAAGTGCGAAAGATGATAAATTATATGTAAATGCAACAGTAGACGCAGTTACTGGAGAAGTATCAAATATTCATTATATTGCTTCTGATGAATTAGATAGTTCAAATACAGACAATGATATAGATATCACTAACATAAAAAAACAAGCACAAAATATTATAAGCAAAATGTTTCCTAAAATAACAGATAAAGATTATATTATAGAAACTAAAGAAAGTTTTGAGAGTAATAAAATACATTTTAATTGTACAAGAGTAATAAAAGATAGGATGTATGGTAAAAATGGTTTCATTTTGGTATATGATATAGGAAAAAATGCCTTTACTATTTTTGATTTTGACTGGTTTCAGATAGATATTATAGATCTTCAAAATAAAATTACTAAAGAAGAAGCTAGCGATATATTTTATAAAGAAGTGGGTTTTTCTAAAGAACTAGTACAATTGTTAGATACAGAAAAAGAAAATACAGGAGTGCCTTCAAAAGATCTAAAGCTTGTGTATAGATTGAATCCATACGAATTTTCATATATTGATATGGAAAATGGAAAACTTCTAGATGAAGATGGGAAAGAATACAAGAATACACATGAAATAGAAAATTTTACTGATATAAAAGGAAATGAAAATGAACTAACTATAAAATTGATGAATAAAATGGGATTCATTAAGGAGACTAATGAAAAATTCTCACCAGATGCAATTTTAACTAAAAAAGATGCCATAAAATGGACTGTATTAACAATTGGAAGTCAATGTGAAAGACTACCGAATGCTAATCATAATAATATCAATAATAATGAAATCGATTTTATCAATATGGACGAAAACGATGATTATTATACATACATGGTTGATGCAGTCAAAATGAATATAATAGAAAATACTAAAAGATTAAATAAAGATCAAGAAGTAACATTAATGGATATGATAAAATTAATTATCAATGGTATGGGAGGAAAGAAATTAGCTACTTCTACAGCATTATTTGCTGATGAGGAAGGTATAAAAGAAATTAACAAAGGGTATGTTGCTTTGGCTAAATATTATAAGATAATAAATAATGAAACAAACCTTAGTGAGAATTTAACAAGAGGACAAGCAATTAAATTAATTTATGATTTTATAAAAATTATAGATAATAATAGTTATTGCACATATCTAAAGCTATAA
- a CDS encoding ATP-dependent metallopeptidase FtsH/Yme1/Tma family protein yields MKNKKLMIIAVSIITIIVAVTTWFLTKKDYEDMTYNEFINNIEGSSVSEVKIIDDNTLYVTLKNDGKTQYKVPNPLKDDFKEYLLLQDVKIGTGSSNMLQKTFQTVGIGLLLFGVFWYIRKGSNNNKQVIVDANKNKISNNNIVNFSNVAGNDEAKDLVKDIIDFIKTPEKYAEMGARMPRGVLLYGPPGTGKTLMAKAVAGEADVPYYAVSGSDFIQMYVGVGASRIRQLFKKAKKTEKAVIFIDEIDAIGKTRAGKATASNDERDQTLNALLTEMSGFNDNEGIVVIAATNRIDTLDPALLRPGRFDRQIEIGLPDYNARRAIISLHVKNKPLHDTVDVDYIAKDTVYFSGAMLENLMNEAAIITANENQRVIKKEHIDKAFYTVIAGAQKKDRSGITFKDKQITAYHEAGHALMTKLLLPDNIISKVTIIPSTKGAGGFSMNIPKDKMYNTKKEIISNIKVLLAGRASEEIIFGSDGVTTGASNDIKKASNLIKDYIVKYGMDEDFGLFNFESADMNDTSIVNQCRNEIKKAYDSALDILKNNIDYLNKIAHMLIEKETINNNDIDEICA; encoded by the coding sequence TTGAAAAACAAAAAGTTAATGATTATCGCTGTTAGTATTATTACTATTATAGTAGCTGTAACTACCTGGTTTTTAACAAAAAAAGATTATGAAGATATGACATATAATGAATTCATCAATAACATAGAAGGTAGTTCAGTTAGTGAAGTAAAGATAATTGACGATAATACATTATATGTTACATTAAAAAACGATGGAAAAACACAATATAAAGTTCCCAATCCTCTTAAAGACGATTTTAAAGAATATTTGCTACTACAAGATGTAAAAATAGGAACAGGAAGCAGTAATATGCTACAAAAAACTTTTCAGACTGTAGGTATTGGATTGCTTTTATTCGGTGTTTTCTGGTATATAAGAAAAGGTTCCAATAATAACAAGCAGGTTATTGTAGATGCAAATAAAAATAAAATAAGCAATAACAATATAGTGAATTTCAGTAATGTGGCTGGTAACGACGAAGCTAAAGATTTAGTGAAAGATATTATAGATTTTATTAAAACCCCTGAAAAATATGCTGAAATGGGAGCTAGAATGCCAAGAGGTGTATTATTATATGGTCCACCTGGAACAGGTAAAACACTTATGGCAAAAGCAGTTGCTGGAGAAGCAGATGTACCTTATTATGCAGTAAGTGGTTCTGATTTTATACAAATGTATGTAGGGGTTGGTGCCAGTAGGATAAGACAACTATTCAAAAAAGCAAAAAAGACAGAAAAAGCAGTTATTTTTATAGATGAGATAGATGCAATTGGTAAAACAAGAGCAGGTAAAGCTACAGCTAGTAATGATGAAAGAGATCAAACATTGAACGCATTACTAACAGAGATGTCAGGTTTTAATGATAATGAGGGAATAGTTGTTATCGCGGCGACTAATCGTATAGACACCCTTGACCCTGCATTGCTTAGACCAGGTAGATTCGATAGACAGATTGAAATAGGATTACCGGATTACAATGCTAGACGAGCTATAATATCCCTGCATGTTAAGAATAAGCCATTGCATGATACAGTAGATGTTGATTATATAGCAAAAGATACAGTCTATTTCAGTGGAGCTATGCTAGAAAATCTTATGAACGAGGCAGCTATCATAACAGCAAATGAAAATCAAAGGGTTATAAAAAAAGAGCATATAGACAAAGCTTTTTATACTGTTATTGCTGGTGCTCAGAAGAAAGATAGAAGTGGCATAACATTTAAAGATAAACAAATAACAGCTTATCATGAAGCAGGGCATGCTCTTATGACAAAATTACTACTACCTGATAATATCATATCAAAAGTTACAATTATACCAAGTACTAAAGGTGCAGGTGGCTTTAGTATGAATATTCCTAAGGATAAGATGTACAATACCAAAAAAGAGATTATTAGTAATATAAAAGTACTTCTTGCAGGACGAGCATCTGAAGAAATTATTTTCGGGTCTGATGGTGTAACGACAGGAGCAAGTAATGATATCAAAAAAGCTTCAAACCTTATAAAAGATTATATTGTCAAATATGGTATGGATGAAGATTTTGGTTTATTTAATTTTGAGTCAGCAGATATGAATGATACATCGATTGTTAATCAATGTAGAAATGAAATAAAAAAGGCTTATGACAGCGCTTTGGATATCTTAAAAAACAATATTGATTATCTTAATAAAATCGCCCATATGCTTATTGAAAAAGAAACAATCAACAACAATGATATAGATGAGATTTGTGCTTAG
- a CDS encoding glycoside-pentoside-hexuronide (GPH):cation symporter, protein MKNLGKRKVYVSDVDTVSKWVFSSTGIGRDAAFNLVSLFLLTYIQFTMGLTVAQFSALTAIIVLCRIWDGINDPLMGMIIENTHTRWGKFKPWILIGAILNGFIIISLFFIRPEGWNFVIFFGIAYLLWGMTFTMNDIAYWSMLPSLSSEPRTRDQLTTLVALFANVGAFLVGGLVPILTTGNMVAAYRNIAILVGILFIICQVLCVLLVKEKPDKIINDKPKVSFTKMFKLIKRNDQLLWITIALFLHYLLQSIINALGINMFYFEFGYDGTNMTIFIAVYAIISLISTAVYPLLTKKLTRMQIVTYAFWLSIVGFIIFFLTGYVPFIPHNIISFCIAGVFIFAGYGLIYLVILVQFSNTIEYDEYLTGERNESVTFSLRPLTAKISGAFQQAIVTIVLISSGIYGLSRKISQLEFVKDLTINARQEQADAIIGTATNDMLLVLRIGIAIVPLILEIFVYYIIRKKYLINENVYESMMNELELRKQDPNHFDNKSILESVDKKTS, encoded by the coding sequence ATGAAAAATCTAGGTAAAAGAAAAGTATATGTTAGTGATGTTGATACTGTTTCAAAATGGGTATTTTCTTCAACAGGGATAGGAAGAGATGCTGCATTCAACTTAGTTTCATTATTTTTGCTGACTTACATACAATTCACTATGGGACTTACTGTTGCTCAATTTAGTGCATTAACTGCAATAATTGTATTATGTAGAATATGGGATGGAATTAATGACCCATTAATGGGTATGATAATCGAGAATACTCATACTAGATGGGGTAAGTTCAAACCATGGATTTTAATTGGTGCTATACTTAATGGTTTTATTATTATATCTTTATTTTTTATTAGACCTGAAGGTTGGAATTTTGTTATCTTTTTTGGTATTGCTTATTTACTTTGGGGAATGACATTTACAATGAATGATATCGCTTATTGGTCAATGTTACCATCTCTTTCAAGTGAGCCAAGAACAAGAGATCAACTTACAACATTAGTCGCTTTATTTGCAAACGTAGGTGCTTTTTTAGTTGGTGGACTAGTTCCAATATTGACAACTGGAAATATGGTAGCAGCTTATAGGAACATTGCAATTTTGGTTGGGATATTATTTATCATATGTCAAGTTTTATGTGTACTATTAGTAAAAGAGAAACCAGACAAAATTATTAATGATAAACCAAAAGTTTCATTTACTAAAATGTTTAAACTCATTAAGAGAAATGATCAATTATTATGGATTACAATCGCTCTATTCTTACATTATCTATTGCAATCAATCATTAATGCACTTGGTATAAATATGTTCTATTTTGAATTCGGTTATGATGGAACTAATATGACAATTTTCATTGCAGTCTACGCAATTATTTCCCTTATTTCGACAGCTGTATATCCTCTATTAACTAAAAAGTTAACTAGAATGCAAATTGTAACATACGCTTTTTGGTTAAGTATAGTAGGTTTTATAATATTCTTCCTAACAGGATATGTACCTTTCATTCCACATAATATAATTTCCTTCTGTATAGCTGGCGTATTTATTTTTGCAGGTTATGGATTAATTTATTTAGTGATCCTAGTTCAATTCTCTAATACTATTGAATACGACGAATATCTTACTGGTGAAAGAAATGAATCTGTTACCTTTTCCTTAAGACCTTTAACTGCAAAAATCTCAGGTGCTTTTCAGCAAGCTATTGTAACTATTGTTTTGATATCAAGTGGTATATATGGTTTATCCCGCAAAATTTCTCAATTGGAGTTTGTTAAAGATCTTACTATTAATGCAAGGCAGGAACAAGCTGATGCAATTATTGGTACTGCAACAAACGATATGTTATTGGTGTTACGAATAGGAATAGCAATTGTACCACTTATTTTGGAAATATTTGTTTACTATATCATTAGAAAAAAATACTTGATCAATGAAAACGTATATGAATCAATGATGAATGAATTGGAACTAAGAAAGCAAGATCCTAATCATTTTGATAATAAGTCAATATTGGAATCAGTAGACAAAAAAACTTCATAA